The Methanocaldococcus jannaschii DSM 2661 genome has a segment encoding these proteins:
- the hflX gene encoding GTPase HflX, whose protein sequence is MLILRKDSKFDRKSIEELKELAEVLYNPVKTIVQIRKADPKYQIGSGLVERIAENIKEENIEIVIVGNILTPSQKYNLAKKFKVEVIDKIELVLRIFYKHARTKEAQLQVRLAELQYELPRAREKVRLAKMGEQPGFGGYGDYEVEKYYQKVKREIATIKRKLEKLREHRRVARKGRAKFDTVGLIGYTNAGKTSLLNALTGENKESKNQVFTTLTTTTRAIKGIKRKILVTDTVGFIDDLPPFMIEAFLSTIEESADSDLILIVVDASDDIEEIKRKLKVNHEILSKINCKAPIITVFNKVDKITKEKKRKILEELDRYIVNPIFVSAKYDINMDLLKEMIIEHLNLSIGTIETDNPRLISYLYENTEIIEDILEDNKHIITFRAKERDVNRILKLHKSAV, encoded by the coding sequence TTGTTAATTTTAAGAAAAGACAGTAAATTTGATAGAAAAAGTATAGAGGAGCTTAAAGAATTAGCTGAAGTTCTCTATAACCCAGTAAAAACAATAGTTCAAATTAGAAAAGCTGACCCAAAGTATCAAATTGGTAGTGGATTAGTTGAAAGAATCGCTGAAAATATTAAAGAGGAGAATATAGAGATTGTTATAGTTGGAAATATCTTAACTCCTTCACAAAAATACAACTTAGCTAAGAAATTTAAAGTTGAAGTTATTGATAAGATTGAGCTTGTTTTAAGGATATTCTATAAGCATGCAAGAACTAAAGAAGCTCAATTGCAGGTTAGATTGGCAGAATTGCAGTATGAGTTACCAAGGGCAAGGGAGAAAGTAAGATTAGCAAAGATGGGGGAACAGCCGGGATTTGGAGGATATGGGGATTATGAAGTTGAAAAATACTACCAAAAGGTAAAAAGGGAGATAGCAACAATAAAAAGAAAATTAGAAAAGCTCAGGGAGCATAGAAGGGTAGCAAGGAAAGGAAGGGCTAAATTTGATACTGTTGGTTTAATTGGTTATACAAACGCAGGAAAAACCAGCTTATTAAATGCATTAACTGGAGAGAACAAAGAATCAAAAAATCAGGTTTTTACAACATTAACTACAACAACAAGGGCTATAAAAGGTATTAAGAGAAAGATATTGGTTACCGATACAGTTGGATTTATTGATGATTTGCCCCCATTTATGATTGAGGCATTCTTATCAACAATTGAAGAGAGTGCAGACAGCGATTTGATATTAATTGTTGTAGATGCGTCCGATGATATTGAAGAAATTAAAAGAAAATTAAAGGTAAATCATGAAATTTTAAGTAAAATTAATTGCAAAGCCCCAATAATAACTGTATTTAACAAAGTAGATAAGATTACAAAGGAAAAAAAGAGAAAAATTTTAGAAGAGTTAGATAGATACATAGTGAATCCAATATTTGTCTCTGCAAAATACGACATAAATATGGATTTACTTAAGGAGATGATTATAGAGCATCTCAATCTCTCCATCGGAACTATTGAGACAGACAATCCAAGGCTTATATCCTATTTGTATGAGAACACTGAGATTATTGAAGATATCTTAGAAGATAACAAGCATATAATAACATTCAGAGCAAAAGAAAGAGATGTAAATAGGATTTTAAAGCTGCATAAATCTGCAGTATAA
- a CDS encoding class I SAM-dependent methyltransferase, which produces MNVFDKYAEEYDKWFDENEIIYKSEIEALKRHIPKGRGLEIGVGTGRFAKPFNIKIGVDISKEMAKIAEKRGIKVIIAKGEDLPFKDEEFDFFLINTVLEFAENPKKMIEEAKRVLKRGGKIIIGIIDRDSFLGKMYEEKKQKSKFYKDANFLSAKEVIEMLKELGFKNIKATQTIFKEIDKVDKVEVKEGYGEGGFVAISAEKI; this is translated from the coding sequence ATGAATGTTTTTGATAAATACGCTGAGGAATACGATAAATGGTTTGATGAAAATGAAATTATTTATAAATCAGAGATTGAAGCATTAAAAAGACATATTCCAAAAGGAAGAGGTTTAGAGATAGGAGTAGGAACCGGAAGATTTGCTAAACCTTTTAATATAAAAATTGGTGTTGATATATCGAAAGAAATGGCTAAAATAGCTGAAAAGAGAGGAATAAAAGTTATAATAGCAAAAGGTGAAGATTTGCCTTTCAAAGATGAAGAGTTTGATTTTTTTTTAATAAATACTGTCTTAGAGTTTGCAGAAAATCCAAAAAAGATGATAGAAGAGGCAAAAAGGGTTTTAAAAAGAGGAGGAAAGATAATTATTGGAATTATTGATAGGGATAGCTTTTTAGGAAAGATGTATGAAGAAAAAAAGCAAAAAAGTAAATTCTACAAAGATGCAAATTTTTTATCAGCTAAGGAAGTTATAGAAATGCTAAAAGAATTAGGATTTAAAAATATAAAAGCCACACAAACGATTTTTAAAGAAATTGATAAAGTTGATAAGGTTGAAGTTAAAGAAGGTTATGGAGAAGGTGGATTTGTAGCTATTTCTGCTGAAAAGATTTAA
- a CDS encoding helix-turn-helix domain-containing protein, producing the protein MKVDLTIEYRGKLITPNQIKLLIALHKTKSQNEAAKLLNIKPSSFNIQLKRLENKLGVKLYYSSPNGTVLTDAGLEILETYNSYSKRLKNHFFTVSGFVSGEIAKILFGNPIITSFDNALKLLKMGFVDVLGVDDSYWIYRLGDERFLKSEIGSCDFNIFLIAYDNFVMVSKKEFNYKNLVGIRFSSQRIVYNILKKEGIKFKVKVRVKNPFRAIELVNEGYSLFLNESLLRYIDGDFNVIYPNFYEKTVHAINFISFGKDIEIDKKEIKKIKKLGFKI; encoded by the coding sequence ATGAAAGTAGATTTAACCATTGAATATAGAGGAAAATTAATTACTCCAAATCAAATAAAACTTTTAATTGCCTTACATAAAACAAAATCCCAAAATGAGGCAGCTAAGTTATTAAATATAAAGCCTTCCTCTTTTAATATTCAATTAAAAAGATTGGAGAATAAGTTAGGGGTTAAGCTTTATTACTCCTCACCAAATGGGACGGTTTTAACTGATGCTGGCTTAGAGATTTTAGAAACTTACAACTCATATAGCAAAAGATTAAAAAATCACTTTTTTACAGTTTCTGGATTTGTGAGTGGGGAGATTGCCAAAATATTATTTGGAAATCCAATAATAACCTCTTTTGATAACGCTTTAAAATTGCTAAAGATGGGGTTTGTTGATGTCTTAGGGGTTGATGACAGCTATTGGATTTATAGGTTGGGAGATGAGAGATTTTTAAAGTCAGAGATTGGGAGTTGTGATTTTAACATATTTTTAATTGCCTACGACAACTTTGTAATGGTTAGTAAAAAAGAGTTTAATTATAAAAACTTAGTTGGCATAAGATTTAGCTCACAGAGGATAGTTTATAACATTTTAAAGAAAGAAGGTATAAAATTTAAAGTTAAAGTAAGGGTAAAAAATCCGTTTAGAGCTATAGAGTTAGTTAATGAGGGCTATAGCTTATTTTTAAATGAGAGTTTATTGAGATATATAGATGGAGATTTTAATGTAATTTATCCTAACTTTTATGAAAAGACAGTTCATGCAATAAATTTTATTAGCTTTGGTAAAGATATTGAAATTGATAAAAAAGAAATTAAAAAAATAAAAAAATTGGGTTTTAAAATTTGA
- the dapF gene encoding diaminopimelate epimerase: MEFTKMHALGNDYIVINEFDGEKVKEEEKAEFSRKICRRGFSVGADGVIFIQKPTSDEYDVRFRIFNSDGSEAEMCGNGIRCFSKYVYERIMKKNPLKVETKGGLRVSEMEIEGDEVKKIKVYMGVPKFKLKDIPMVVDGYKEDDEFLNGELKLKNPYLPKVKLSVVNVGNPHAVIFVEDNNIDLDFVREHLDVIGKEIEHHEAFPERINVHFVKVLNPNEIRIVTWERGAGYTTACGTGTTASVIMAHKLGKTNNRVLAHLDGGDLEIEIKDDGVYMIGDAVMVYDAKLINIGW; this comes from the coding sequence ATGGAATTTACAAAGATGCATGCCCTTGGGAATGATTACATAGTTATTAATGAATTTGACGGGGAAAAAGTTAAAGAAGAAGAAAAAGCAGAGTTCTCAAGAAAAATTTGTAGAAGAGGTTTTTCAGTAGGTGCTGATGGAGTTATTTTCATCCAAAAGCCAACATCTGATGAATACGATGTAAGATTTAGAATATTTAACAGTGACGGCTCTGAGGCAGAGATGTGTGGTAATGGAATTAGATGTTTTTCAAAATACGTTTATGAGAGAATAATGAAAAAAAATCCTTTAAAAGTAGAGACAAAAGGGGGCTTAAGAGTATCTGAAATGGAGATAGAAGGAGATGAAGTAAAGAAGATTAAAGTTTATATGGGAGTTCCAAAGTTTAAATTAAAAGATATACCAATGGTTGTTGATGGTTATAAAGAGGATGATGAATTTTTGAATGGAGAGTTAAAATTAAAGAATCCATATTTACCTAAGGTCAAGTTGAGTGTCGTTAATGTTGGAAATCCACATGCGGTTATATTTGTTGAAGATAACAACATAGATTTAGATTTTGTTAGAGAACACTTGGATGTTATTGGGAAAGAGATAGAACACCATGAAGCATTCCCAGAGAGAATTAATGTGCATTTTGTAAAAGTTTTGAATCCTAATGAAATTAGGATTGTTACCTGGGAGAGGGGAGCTGGATACACAACTGCATGCGGAACAGGAACAACAGCTTCTGTAATTATGGCTCACAAACTTGGTAAAACAAATAATAGGGTTTTAGCTCACTTAGATGGTGGAGATTTGGAGATTGAGATTAAAGATGATGGAGTTTATATGATTGGAGATGCAGTAATGGTTTATGACGCCAAATTGATAAATATTGGCTGGTAA
- a CDS encoding type II toxin-antitoxin system VapC family toxin, giving the protein MDAVIDTSVIIEIFRGNKDTLYQICDYNCKITSITVFELYCGNLKENEMIMIDSLPKLNFDDKSSKIAGNIFKKLKKEGKIPSVKDLLIASIFY; this is encoded by the coding sequence ATGGATGCAGTCATTGATACAAGTGTAATAATAGAGATATTTAGAGGAAATAAAGATACTCTATATCAAATTTGTGATTACAACTGTAAAATAACATCCATAACAGTTTTTGAGTTATATTGTGGTAATCTAAAAGAAAATGAAATGATAATGATTGACAGCTTACCAAAACTAAATTTTGATGATAAATCATCAAAGATTGCTGGCAATATATTTAAAAAACTAAAAAAAGAAGGCAAAATTCCATCAGTAAAAGATTTATTAATTGCGTCAATATTTTATTAA
- a CDS encoding TatD family hydrolase, translating into MDVLKSLPVTDNHIHVDDKHGYGAEKVAKTFYNAGGKVMIVLNKPTFDGNLTASMDILVRDVEIINKNTPVKAFGLVGVHPAELTYLMKFMSLEEAKQRIVDALNYAKKLVEEYDFIVGIGEVGRPHYPVSEDVWKASNEILKYCMELAKDIGCAIQIHAESSTEEQFKEFSEMAKEVGLNPEKVVKHHCGNMVLEGERYGIFPSILASRVNEDVVKKSLRFVMETDYIDDLKRPGVALGIKTVPRVTRRLIEKGVLDEEGVYKIHKENIERIYDMDLEL; encoded by the coding sequence ATGGATGTTCTAAAAAGTCTGCCTGTTACTGACAATCATATACATGTTGATGACAAACACGGCTATGGAGCTGAAAAGGTAGCTAAAACATTCTATAACGCTGGAGGAAAGGTAATGATAGTTTTAAATAAACCAACATTTGATGGAAACCTAACAGCATCAATGGACATCTTAGTTAGAGATGTTGAGATAATAAACAAAAACACACCAGTTAAAGCTTTTGGATTAGTTGGAGTTCATCCAGCTGAGCTAACATACTTGATGAAATTTATGAGCTTGGAGGAGGCAAAACAAAGAATTGTTGATGCCTTAAATTATGCAAAAAAGCTTGTTGAGGAGTATGATTTTATTGTAGGAATTGGTGAAGTTGGAAGACCTCACTATCCTGTAAGTGAAGATGTTTGGAAAGCATCAAATGAGATTTTAAAATATTGTATGGAATTGGCAAAAGATATTGGTTGTGCAATCCAAATTCATGCTGAGAGTTCAACAGAAGAGCAGTTTAAAGAGTTTTCTGAAATGGCTAAAGAGGTTGGATTGAATCCAGAAAAGGTCGTTAAGCATCATTGTGGGAATATGGTTTTGGAGGGAGAGAGATATGGTATTTTTCCTTCAATTTTAGCATCAAGAGTAAATGAAGACGTTGTTAAAAAATCTTTAAGGTTTGTTATGGAAACTGACTATATTGATGATTTAAAAAGGCCAGGAGTTGCCTTAGGAATAAAAACAGTCCCAAGAGTTACAAGGAGATTGATTGAGAAGGGAGTTTTGGATGAAGAGGGTGTTTATAAAATCCATAAGGAGAATATAGAGAGGATTTATGATATGGATTTAGAATTGTAA
- a CDS encoding PRC-barrel domain-containing protein, whose product MEKMPAKLLFERSIIGNKGSVIGKVKDIVFDEKVGRLVSLEVEPAEHSPIMREEGRNVLIPYKLVVAIKDVVVIDETNLNRVNIRVAEH is encoded by the coding sequence ATGGAAAAAATGCCAGCTAAGTTATTGTTTGAGAGAAGTATAATAGGAAATAAGGGTAGCGTAATAGGAAAAGTTAAAGATATCGTGTTTGATGAAAAAGTTGGTAGATTGGTTTCTTTAGAAGTAGAACCAGCTGAACACAGCCCAATAATGAGAGAAGAAGGAAGAAACGTCTTAATTCCTTATAAACTTGTAGTAGCTATTAAAGATGTTGTTGTAATCGATGAAACAAATTTGAATAGAGTAAATATAAGGGTAGCTGAACACTAA
- a CDS encoding DEAD/DEAH box helicase, producing the protein MDKILEILKDFGIVELRPPQKKALERGLLDKNKNFLISIPTASGKTLIGEMALINHLLDGNKNPTNKKGIFIVPLKALASEKYEEFKSKYERYGLRIALSIGDYDEDEDLSKYHLIITTAEKLDSLWRHKIDWINDVSVVVVDEIHLINDETRGGTLEILLTKLKEFNVQIIGLSATIGNPDELAEWLNAELIVDDWRPVELKKGIYKNEAIEFINGEIREIKAVDNNDIYNLVVDCVKEGGCCLVFCNTKRNAVNEAKKLNLKKFLTEEEKIRLKEIAEEILSILEPPTEMCKTLAECILNGSAFHHAGLTYQHRKIVEDAFRKRLIKVICCTPTLCLNANTEILQESGFRKITELNKDEKVFALCGKEIKPVDGWKVHKTPQHEYNIVVKTVNGLEITTTPNHIFLVKENGSLKEKEAKDLKVGDYVATVDRIRVKEKDIDLSNGDLYFIGYFIGDGYTGVIEKNTLKATPDLAFNPKYPPNFDDSELHKKYFLKCRISKGVAHYIYSKKLRKIFNKLNMLTKDNKNIDAFCNLPLDKLAYLIAGLFDSDGYIYLNRKNIEFYSISEKLVEQLQFVLLRFGIHSSIRKKKTKTMVSPTNGKEYKCKDIYVLTIRDFMSIKRFYENIPLRHEEKRRKLEEIIKNKEIGQIPSEFVALRFTPIAKIWCDCGFSVDLTMFKPRTKRQRELNKKRVKLLFELLDGKKLITNYKEYYSKRKNPYFDFIVREKINGNNYYSLNEKGRVLMSLLNKHIKDKENLEEMYNFLVNLEKCPICGKPIHKEMRYSWKKECYDGDIYWDRIKEIKKIKVNDKYAYDIELPDDGSNSHYIVANGFIVHNSAGLNLPCRRAIVKDLTRFTNKGMRYIPIMEIQQCIGRAGRPGLDPYGEGIIVAKNDRDYLRAYQALTQKPEPIYSKLSNQAVLRTQLLGLIATGEIRDEYDLEWFIRNTFYAHQYGNLREVAKNINEVIRFLEENEFIIDFMPTELGKRVSELYIDPLSAKFIIDGLEEMENEEEIYYLYLISKTLEMMPNLRVYNSEELNLIDEMDSLGIKSFEIEDLEAFKTAKMLYDWINEVPEDEILKRYKIEPGILRYKVENAVWIMHALKEIAKLIGKSSDIPEKLEIRLEYGAKEDIIELLSIKYIGRVRARKLYNAGIRSIEDIINNPSKVASIIGEKIAKKILDELGVKFGQQKLSF; encoded by the coding sequence ATGGATAAAATCTTAGAGATTTTAAAGGATTTTGGCATTGTAGAGCTAAGGCCACCACAGAAAAAGGCATTGGAAAGAGGATTATTGGATAAGAATAAAAATTTTTTAATATCTATTCCAACAGCATCTGGAAAAACACTAATTGGAGAGATGGCTTTAATAAATCACTTATTGGATGGGAATAAAAATCCTACAAACAAAAAGGGTATCTTCATAGTGCCTTTAAAGGCATTGGCATCAGAGAAGTATGAGGAGTTTAAAAGCAAATATGAGCGGTATGGGTTGAGAATAGCCTTATCAATAGGGGATTATGATGAAGATGAGGATTTAAGCAAATATCATTTAATTATAACGACAGCTGAGAAACTTGACTCTCTATGGAGACATAAAATTGACTGGATTAATGATGTTTCTGTTGTTGTGGTTGATGAAATTCATCTAATTAATGATGAAACAAGAGGAGGGACGTTAGAGATTTTATTGACTAAATTAAAAGAGTTCAATGTACAAATTATTGGTTTATCTGCAACTATTGGAAATCCAGATGAGTTGGCTGAGTGGCTTAATGCTGAGCTTATAGTTGATGATTGGAGACCTGTTGAGTTGAAAAAAGGCATTTACAAAAATGAAGCCATAGAGTTTATAAATGGAGAAATTAGAGAGATAAAGGCAGTTGATAATAACGATATTTACAACTTAGTTGTTGATTGTGTAAAGGAAGGAGGATGCTGTTTAGTATTCTGCAACACCAAAAGAAATGCCGTTAATGAGGCAAAGAAATTAAATTTAAAGAAATTTTTAACTGAAGAGGAAAAAATAAGATTAAAAGAAATAGCTGAAGAGATTTTATCTATCTTAGAGCCACCAACTGAGATGTGTAAAACCTTAGCTGAATGCATCTTAAACGGCTCTGCCTTTCATCATGCTGGTTTAACTTATCAGCATAGAAAGATTGTTGAAGATGCGTTTAGAAAGAGGTTAATTAAGGTTATCTGTTGCACTCCTACACTCTGCCTAAATGCAAACACTGAAATACTGCAAGAGAGCGGATTTAGGAAAATTACTGAATTAAATAAAGACGAAAAAGTCTTTGCATTATGTGGAAAGGAGATAAAACCAGTAGATGGTTGGAAAGTCCATAAAACTCCACAGCATGAATACAACATCGTTGTAAAAACAGTAAATGGTTTAGAAATCACTACAACTCCAAATCATATATTTTTAGTTAAAGAAAATGGTTCTTTAAAAGAAAAAGAGGCAAAGGATTTAAAAGTTGGAGATTATGTAGCGACAGTTGATAGAATAAGAGTTAAGGAGAAAGATATTGATTTATCTAATGGAGACCTTTATTTCATTGGATATTTCATAGGAGATGGTTATACCGGAGTTATAGAAAAAAATACTCTTAAAGCCACTCCAGACCTTGCATTTAATCCAAAATATCCCCCAAATTTTGATGATTCTGAACTTCACAAAAAATACTTTTTGAAATGTAGAATATCAAAAGGTGTTGCTCATTATATATACTCGAAAAAACTAAGAAAAATCTTTAATAAATTAAATATGCTCACAAAAGATAACAAAAACATTGATGCATTTTGTAATCTTCCATTGGATAAGTTAGCATATCTTATTGCAGGATTGTTTGATAGTGATGGATATATATACTTAAATAGAAAAAACATTGAATTCTATTCAATATCTGAAAAATTGGTTGAACAATTACAGTTTGTATTGTTAAGATTTGGGATTCATAGCAGTATTAGAAAAAAGAAAACTAAAACTATGGTATCTCCAACAAATGGCAAAGAATACAAATGTAAAGACATTTATGTATTAACAATTAGAGATTTTATGAGTATAAAAAGATTTTATGAGAACATCCCACTAAGACATGAAGAGAAGAGAAGAAAATTAGAAGAAATCATAAAAAATAAAGAAATTGGACAAATTCCTTCGGAATTTGTAGCTCTCCGCTTCACTCCGATTGCCAAAATATGGTGTGATTGTGGATTTAGTGTTGATTTGACCATGTTTAAACCAAGAACTAAAAGGCAGAGAGAGTTAAATAAAAAACGTGTAAAATTACTTTTTGAACTATTGGATGGAAAAAAATTAATTACAAACTATAAAGAATATTATTCAAAGAGAAAAAATCCTTATTTTGACTTTATTGTAAGAGAAAAAATTAATGGAAACAATTATTACTCTTTAAATGAAAAAGGCAGAGTTTTAATGAGTCTCCTAAATAAACACATAAAAGATAAAGAAAACTTAGAAGAGATGTATAACTTTTTAGTAAATCTCGAAAAATGTCCAATTTGTGGTAAGCCAATTCATAAAGAGATGAGATATAGCTGGAAAAAAGAATGCTATGATGGAGACATTTATTGGGATAGAATTAAAGAAATTAAAAAGATAAAAGTAAATGACAAGTATGCCTATGACATAGAACTGCCAGACGATGGAAGCAACAGCCATTATATTGTGGCAAATGGATTTATAGTGCATAACTCTGCTGGGCTGAACTTACCGTGTAGAAGGGCAATAGTTAAAGACTTAACAAGATTTACAAATAAAGGGATGAGATACATCCCAATAATGGAAATCCAACAATGTATAGGAAGAGCTGGAAGACCAGGATTAGACCCATATGGAGAAGGGATAATCGTAGCAAAGAATGATAGAGATTATTTAAGGGCTTATCAGGCATTGACGCAAAAACCAGAGCCAATATATTCAAAGCTCTCAAATCAAGCAGTTTTAAGAACTCAACTTTTAGGACTTATTGCTACTGGAGAGATTAGAGATGAGTATGATTTAGAATGGTTTATAAGAAATACCTTCTATGCTCATCAATATGGAAATTTGAGGGAAGTTGCTAAAAATATTAATGAAGTCATTAGATTTTTGGAAGAGAATGAGTTTATTATTGATTTTATGCCAACAGAATTAGGAAAGAGAGTTTCTGAACTCTACATAGACCCATTGTCAGCTAAATTCATCATAGATGGATTGGAAGAGATGGAGAATGAAGAAGAGATTTATTATCTCTACCTAATTTCAAAAACCTTGGAGATGATGCCAAATTTAAGAGTTTATAACTCTGAAGAGTTAAATTTAATTGATGAAATGGACTCTCTTGGAATAAAAAGCTTTGAGATTGAGGATTTAGAGGCATTTAAAACAGCTAAGATGCTGTATGATTGGATTAATGAAGTTCCAGAAGATGAAATTTTAAAGAGATATAAGATTGAACCAGGGATTTTGAGATATAAGGTTGAAAATGCTGTTTGGATAATGCATGCATTAAAAGAGATTGCTAAATTAATTGGTAAAAGCTCAGACATTCCAGAGAAGTTGGAGATAAGGTTAGAATATGGAGCTAAGGAAGATATTATTGAGTTGTTGAGCATAAAGTATATTGGAAGGGTTAGAGCAAGAAAGCTGTATAATGCTGGAATTAGAAGTATTGAGGATATTATAAACAACCCTTCAAAAGTGGCTTCAATTATTGGAGAAAAAATAGCTAAAAAGATTTTGGATGAGTTGGGAGTTAAATTTGGACAGCAAAAACTAAGTTTTTAA
- a CDS encoding D-glucuronyl C5-epimerase family protein, producing the protein MKKFEIILFLFIAVLIFVFGYFVGASQPLYSENPVIQYFKNPKPFTVENVNMPVTYYGTICGKYIGYQITPHNVNEEARKCFYKYFKLKDKNPKEAERYLKRGLFLTEYLISQADKETAEVDEKNITFIVWRYNFEFPLYNLSKGWRGALCQAGCLKTLYLAYEATGDERYLNYANLAINAFKVPVEKGGLLKIRIYKNKSYYWFPEYASENPPYVLNGFITATLWIGDFGNKTGNADALYLYKEGLKSIKTFLPMYDAGDWSYYDALGHRCNKHYEHLHRLQMLWLYNKTGDEIYLKYYKKWRE; encoded by the coding sequence ATGAAGAAATTTGAAATTATTCTTTTTTTATTTATAGCCGTTTTAATCTTTGTTTTCGGATATTTTGTTGGAGCATCTCAACCTTTATATTCTGAAAATCCAGTTATCCAATATTTCAAAAATCCAAAACCTTTTACAGTTGAAAATGTAAATATGCCAGTTACTTACTATGGCACGATATGTGGAAAGTATATTGGTTATCAGATAACTCCCCACAATGTCAATGAAGAGGCAAGAAAATGTTTCTATAAATATTTTAAGTTAAAAGATAAAAATCCTAAAGAGGCTGAGAGATATTTAAAAAGAGGACTATTTTTAACAGAGTATCTAATATCTCAAGCAGATAAAGAAACTGCTGAAGTAGATGAAAAGAACATCACTTTTATTGTTTGGAGGTATAATTTTGAATTCCCACTTTATAATCTATCTAAGGGTTGGAGAGGAGCATTATGCCAAGCAGGCTGCTTAAAGACCTTATATTTAGCTTATGAAGCTACTGGAGATGAGAGGTATTTAAATTATGCAAATTTAGCCATAAATGCCTTCAAAGTTCCTGTTGAAAAAGGAGGGTTATTAAAAATCAGAATCTATAAAAATAAAAGCTACTATTGGTTTCCAGAGTATGCATCTGAAAATCCACCCTATGTGCTAAATGGGTTTATCACAGCCACTCTATGGATTGGAGACTTTGGAAACAAAACAGGGAACGCTGATGCTCTATACCTTTACAAAGAAGGTTTAAAATCAATAAAAACATTTCTTCCAATGTATGATGCTGGAGATTGGAGTTATTACGATGCTTTAGGTCATAGATGCAATAAACATTATGAACATCTACATAGACTGCAGATGCTATGGCTTTACAATAAAACAGGAGATGAGATATACCTAAAATACTACAAAAAATGGAGAGAATAG
- a CDS encoding antitoxin VapB family protein: MATITIDDDVYKELLKLKGRKSVSEFIKELLEERKRKNLDVFMIAFGSRSEEDVEKLKKELKEAEKWMQSLIQV, from the coding sequence ATGGCAACTATAACTATAGATGATGATGTTTATAAAGAATTATTAAAACTTAAAGGTAGAAAGTCAGTTTCAGAGTTTATAAAAGAATTGTTGGAAGAGAGAAAGAGAAAAAACTTGGATGTTTTTATGATTGCCTTTGGTTCAAGAAGTGAGGAGGATGTAGAAAAATTAAAAAAAGAACTTAAAGAGGCAGAAAAATGGATGCAGTCATTGATACAAGTGTAA
- the cobY gene encoding adenosylcobinamide-phosphate guanylyltransferase, which translates to MDALIMAGGKGTRMGGVEKPLIKLCGRCLIDYVVSPLLKSKVNNIFIATSPNTPKTKEYINSAYKDYKNIVVIDTSGKGYIEDLNECIGYFSEPFLVVSSDLINLKSKIINSIVDYFYCIKAKTPDVEALAVMIPKEKYPNPSIDFNGLVPAGINVVSPKHGYQKEEIMVIDELIFNINTKDDLKLAEMLLKKDGL; encoded by the coding sequence ATGGATGCTCTAATTATGGCTGGTGGTAAAGGAACAAGAATGGGTGGAGTTGAAAAGCCGTTGATTAAGCTTTGTGGTAGATGTCTTATAGATTATGTTGTCTCTCCCTTATTAAAATCAAAGGTAAATAATATATTTATCGCTACCTCTCCAAATACACCAAAGACAAAGGAATATATAAATTCAGCATATAAAGATTACAAAAATATTGTAGTTATAGACACATCTGGTAAAGGTTATATAGAAGATTTAAATGAATGTATTGGATATTTCTCAGAACCATTCTTAGTTGTTAGCTCTGACTTAATTAACTTAAAATCGAAAATTATTAATAGTATAGTTGATTATTTTTATTGTATTAAAGCTAAGACTCCAGATGTTGAAGCATTAGCTGTTATGATTCCAAAAGAAAAATATCCAAACCCCTCAATTGATTTCAACGGCTTAGTTCCTGCAGGGATAAATGTTGTATCCCCAAAGCATGGATATCAAAAAGAAGAAATTATGGTTATTGATGAGCTGATATTCAATATAAATACTAAAGATGATTTAAAACTTGCTGAAATGCTTTTGAAAAAAGATGGGTTATAA